A genomic region of Kluyveromyces marxianus DMKU3-1042 DNA, complete genome, chromosome 5 contains the following coding sequences:
- the CHM7 gene encoding phosphatidic acid-binding protein CHM7 has protein sequence MLPESRLRSLYSDFRELKLVNIDGYEANIRQWKEYLIKEYWQNSVIINGDDIISDLTIPQYGAPKSIDVVLDEMVKDGTIVPMERYLKRNESVLISMLKWTINKVVVDLSWKSRSNEGTRYLKPVKYVNVFWLKHNSETIQKLLQENIYECSIKPTDYIFTKEHFYKKSGIDTIVKDWDSYNIILDYLCDQNNIVMASDDESDVIKVISPLSLNITGISQEIADSDIYVAKINHYVFIAESEITSAQKVVELTGKRLSNAISSGLSLEIKRTLLRLKKRAEKNLEQAYISLESLKKLQEEISNATQTVSMVKIMSQGSSALKSINKQLIDEESIADMLDEFQENNEKQERISKLLAGESITDETAIEKELSSLENELREDESQKPKIQETQHDSPSLEESEKHSSSTEDLIKRLETLKVSSGDIIEAKRRKEKDEEEDTEMKQPELA, from the coding sequence ATGTTACCAGAGTCTAGACTCAGATCACTATATTCAGATTTTAGGGAGCTTAAGTTAGTTAACATCGACGGATATGAGGCGAACATAAGGCAATGGAAGGAGTATTTAATTAAGGAATATTGGCAAAATTCAGTAATTATTAATGGAGATGATATCATCTCTGATTTAACTATACCACAGTATGGTGCTCCAAAGAGTATTGatgttgttcttgatgaGATGGTGAAGGATGGGACAATAGTCCCTATGGAAAGATACCTAAAAAGGAATGAGAGTGTTCTAATTTCGATGCTAAAGTGGACAATCAACAAGGTTGTCGTGGATTTATCATGGAAAAGCAGGTCGAACGAAGGCACTCGATACTTAAAACCTGTGAAATATGTGAACGTCTTTTGGCTAAAGCATAACAGTGAAACGATACAAAAACTATTACAGGAAAATATATACGAATGTTCCATAAAACCCACTGATTACATCTTCACAAAGGAGCACTTTTACAAAAAATCGGGAATTGACACCATAGTAAAAGATTGGGATTCTTACAATATAATACTTGATTATTTGTGTGATCAGAATAATATTGTCATGGCTTCAGATGACGAATCTGATGTCATTAAGGTAATTTCTCCACTGTCCCTTAACATAACTGGTATCTCCCAAGAAATTGCAGACTCCGATATTTACGTGGCTAAAATCAACCACTATGTGTTCATTGCGGAATCAGAGATCACATCGGCTCAAAAAGTGGTTGAACTAACTGGAAAGAGGCTTTCCAACGCAATTTCTTCCGGTCTTTCACTTGAAATAAAGAGAACATTACTCCGTTTGAAAAAGAGGGCAGAAAAGAATTTGGAACAGGCGTATATTAGTCTTGAATCCCTAAAGaaacttcaagaagaaatatctAATGCAACACAAACCGTTTCCATGGTAAAAATCATGAGCCAAGGAAGTTCTGCATTAAAATCTATCAATAAACAACTGATAGATGAAGAGTCTATTGCTGATATGTTAGATGaattccaagaaaacaatgaGAAGCAGGAACGCATCAGCAAACTATTGGCTGGAGAATCTATTACAGACGAAACAGCTATAGAAAAAGAACTCTCATCATTAGAAAATGAATTACGTGAGGATGAATCACAAAAGCCAAAGATCCAGGAAACCCAACACGATTCACCATCGCTGGAAGAATCAGAAAAACACAGTTCTTCAACTGAGGATCTCATCAAAAGACTAGAAACGTTGAAAGTCTCTTCTGGCGATATAATTGAAGCCAAGaggaggaaagaaaaggatgaagaagaagatactGAAATGAAACAACCAGAATTAGCATGA
- the IRC8 gene encoding Irc8p, whose translation MLMNGMQLNSRILNLYNQQRHGTESLKPLNEDLEKGSIPLEQDDEKYVALKASAQTLTPELEAVLEKNWMNEYPHSGSDTTSTPSVIKHKLAYQMNGELSNKSSISKLRNTSFPNDTSPIARSQHVFEKLQRKFSIKSPTNKDKHLKTGSSASEPRNSFQPEINAKYVTRLSTIPDMSKSYLNILKQTNEVNSATSVCLKDSDDIDRSLLKMEKDALDLYDSVLLPSILHNSKMIEKSASQSASSLINEDNIKKKDYVKNDEDDDDDDELEKILEEDLQIRPLQVPHIFKGSVSQPNLRTDMKSNTITLNNWNENKSSLLEKEKQNQKQSDHMYLPYDFDTNFSFPSKKNSSHLAFVGSDAEEEIMTFVDEAIKPHDNQLMEEGLKQDSPSVNPLLYSQSIHSPTKSVSSVATATKTPVKFNSGAFSTEDTRDDSQISLYLNSNNSRQVFSAQSSPTRLSKRLSQRFSRVNLRYDDESHNNMHSHSKSLTLSGFHYRHHSETNSYTQIDLSYIHSLQQKHSPQRSVCTQNSRRRSSIYQSVSEIPKIETTNDELHPVSDSESLDIEEEEEEDNDIDSALSFGAGREFVGVDTGLSEYDREKLSILVSRQQTLNKY comes from the coding sequence ATGTTAATGAATGGTATGCAATTGAATTCCAGAATTCTAAATCTTTATAATCAACAAAGACATGGTACCGAGTCGTTGAAACCATTAAATGAGGATCTGGAGAAAGGATCCATTCCATTAGAacaagatgatgaaaagtACGTCGCGCTAAAAGCCAGTGCACAAACATTGACTCCAGAACTTGAAGCTGTGCTTGAGAAAAACTGGATGAATGAATACCCGCACTCTGGATCTGATACTACATCTACTCCATCTGTAATAAAGCATAAACTAGCATATCAAATGAATGGCGAATTATCAAACAAATCGTCTATAAGCAAACTAAGAAATACTTCGTTCCCTAATGATACCAGCCCCATAGCAAGAAGCCAACATGTATTTGAAAAGCTTCAGAGGAAATTCTCAATCAAATCACCAACAAACAAAGATAAACATCTGAAAACGGGTTCCAGTGCCTCAGAACCTCGAAACTCATTTCAGCCAGAAATAAATGCAAAGTATGTCACAAGACTATCTACCATTCCCGATATGTCGAAGAGTTATTTAAATATACTGAAACAAACTAACGAAGTTAATAGTGCAACCTCGGTGTGTTTGAAAGACTCTGATGATATCGATAGAAGTTTActgaaaatggaaaaagaCGCTCTCGACTTGTATGACAGTGTTTTACTGCCTTCTATCTTGCataattcaaaaatgatTGAAAAGTCTGCCTCACAATCTGCTAGTAGTCTGATCAATGAGGACaatattaaaaagaaagactATGTTAAGAacgatgaagacgatgacgatgatgacgaactggaaaaaatattggaaGAGGATTTGCAAATACGACCATTGCAAGTACCTCATATATTCAAAGGCTCTGTTTCACAACCGAATTTAAGGACAGATATGAAGTCCAATACCATTACGTTAAATAATTGGAACGAAAACAAATCATCATTGttggagaaagaaaaacaaaatcaaaaacaatcGGACCATATGTACCTTCCTTATGATTTTGACACAAATTTTAGTTTCccatcaaagaagaacagtTCCCACTTAGCTTTTGTTGGCAGCGATGCGGAAGAAGAGATTATGACCTTTGTTGACGAAGCAATCAAACCTCATGATAACCAGTTGATGGAAGAAGGACTAAAGCAGGACTCCCCTTCTGTAAATCCATTGCTATATTCCCAGAGTATCCATTCCCCCACAAAATCTGTTTCTTCAGTTGCTACTGCAACAAAAACTCCGGTGAAGTTCAATTCTGGAGCATTTTCTACAGAAGACACTAGAGATGATTCTCAGATTTCCCTATACTTGAATAGTAATAATTCGAGACAAGTATTTTCCGCACAATCATCTCCAACGAGATTGAGTAAGAGACTCAGCCAGAGATTTTCTCGTGTGAATTTGAGGTATGATGATGAGTCGCATAACAATATGCATTCACATTCCAAATCACTGACTTTATCAGGCTTCCATTACCGTCACCACTCTGAAACGAATTCATATACTCAGATTGACCTGTCTTATATACATTCGTTGCAACAGAAACACTCACCACAAAGGTCTGTCTGTACTcaaaattcaagaagaagaagctcgATATACCAATCAGTTAGTGAGATACCGAAAATAGAAACTACTAACGATGAGTTACATCCGGTGTCGGATTCGGAATCCTTGGacatagaagaagaagaagaagaagacaatgATATAGATAGTGCACTCAGTTTCGGTGCGGGAAGGGAGTTTGTAGGCGTCGATACCGGATTGAGTGAGTACGATAGAGAAAAACTTTCCATTCTTGTGAGTCGTCAACAAACTCTGAACAAGTACTAG
- the CHK1 gene encoding serine/threonine protein kinase CHK1 — protein sequence MNFSQIAQLPEIEGVRLGSTVGKGSFAFVKEASLVVDPTTLIAVKFVHLPTCEKQGMSQNDVLKEVKMHSRCSAHENVLKVIDCSISEPFLWIAMELAEGGDLFDKIEPDIGVASEVAQFYYKQLVNAITYLHETCGVAHRDIKPENILLDRYGNLKLADFGLASLFKRKDGTKRISRDQRGSLPYMAPEIIYCDGYYADITDVWSIGILLFVLLTGETPWELPHEDDLTFRSFIKGQGKISQGSWLKIDLVQLNLLRKILQPDPEKRASLSTLRNHVWYQTKSRFADENGLCKNPSLLAEKLISRLQVSLSEHEYISSTNDMPSKDKQRIASTQPLDNDFAYIDIISTDIHNGLSATQKIISNDSNSSTRERFSTTQNTFLTQNIQDDLASLQFNISTSKPIPNFSSNKLTKFFSTDDIEVILAELENALVAHGVRVSQNLYENLLELQRANNKTSLYPIFIQVKTFDRNRLPLTGALAIMQLDDNLKSITFERKRGDPLEWRRFFKKITIFCRDIVYVN from the coding sequence ATGAATTTTTCTCAGATCGCGCAATTGCCTGAGATCGAAGGTGTACGACTTGGATCAACTGTAGGAAAAGGATCGTTTGCATTTGTGAAAGAAGCTAGTTTAGTAGTAGACCCTACTACTTTGATTGCGGTCAAGTTTGTGCATCTGCCGACTTGCGAGAAACAGGGAATGAGTCAGAATGATGTTCTGAAAGAGGTGAAGATGCATTCACGATGTTCAGCACATGAAAATGTGCTGAAGGTAATTGATTGCAGTATCTCAGAGCCTTTTCTATGGATTGCTATGGAATTAGCAGAAGGTGGAGATCTTTTCGACAAAATTGAACCCGATATTGGTGTAGCGTCAGAGGTAGCTCAGTTTTACTACAAACAGTTAGTTAATGCGATTACTTATTTACACGAGACGTGTGGTGTAGCGCATAGAGACATTAAACCAGAAAATATATTACTTGATAGATACGGCAACTTAAAGCTGGCAGACTTCGGTTTGGCGTCATTATTCAAACGAAAGGATGGCACTAAAAGGATCTCAAGGGATCAAAGAGGCAGTCTGCCATACATGGCACCAGAGATTATATACTGTGATGGATACTACGCAGATATAACAGACGTTTGGTCAATAGGAATTTTACTGTTCGTATTACTTACAGGGGAAACGCCTTGGGAATTGCCTCATGAAGATGATCTTACCTTCCGTAGTTTTATCAAGGGTCAAGGGAAAATAAGTCAGGGTTCATGGCTCAAAATCGATCTTGTACAGTTAAACTTGCTGAGGAAAATACTACAGCCGGATCCAGAGAAAAGGGCATCCTTATCAACTTTGAGAAACCACGTATGGTACCAAACAAAGTCTAGGTTTGCGGATGAAAATGGCCTTTGTAAAAATCCGTCATTACTTGCAGAAAAACTGATTTCTAGACTGCAAGTGAGCCTTTCAGAGCATGAATACATCTCTTCTACGAATGATATGCCATCAAAAGACAAACAAAGAATTGCTTCCACTCAACCACTGGATAATGACTTTGCCTATATAGATATCATCTCTACGGATATACACAATGGTCTATCAGCAACGCAAAAAATTATATCAAATGATAGTAATTCATCTACCAGAGAAAGGTTTTCAACCACACAAAATACTTTCTTAACTCAAAATATCCAAGATGATCTGGCATCTTTACAATTTAATATTAGTACATCGAAACCAATACccaatttttcttcaaacaaaTTGACGAAATTCTTTTCTAcagatgatattgaagTAATTCTTGCGGAATTAGAGAATGCACTGGTTGCACATGGTGTAAGAGTAAGTCAGAATCTCTATGAAAACCTTTTGGAACTCCAAAGGGCGAATAATAAAACCTCTCTATATCCTATTTTTATTCAAGTGAAAACATTTGATAGAAACAGGTTACCATTGACAGGTGCCTTGGCTATAATGCAATTAGATGATAATTTGAAATCCATCACTTTTGAGAGGAAGAGAGGCGATCCTTTAGAATGGAGGCGCTTTTTTAAGAAAATTACGATATTTTGTAGGGATATTGTTTACGTTAACTAA
- the UBX7 gene encoding UAS and UBX domain-containing protein translates to MYIDNMDNLDTHFVSSVENAVQKSLRENKALLVYTSDGDNVWFESWFTPLVAEQLKDKCVWLRLLAQSREMSYFEEIFPGVKVPSVYCISKGQIVEMISYDQVDMDKFSTRLIRAVTHGKLVDISSEDSSEGSGTSRGTDLGSSGSPVGSSSSGPASTTTKLTEYQIRAKKHQLTEQQERERIMRLMKADREEMKHRRHSSCSSPGLISQDQEIPIVPEVASEPIHDNIKNRDIINSTVCTLLIRLTDGKTLKHDFSSTETLNDVRKWVDANRTDKDLPYQFHRNIPRETFTESQEMSTLLDLELTPRSALILKPLENQGHSQKIADVEGPGLLGKIYQNVTSWWYKGSSTSGNTKRSQLPQENRDAVQSEASSRYVSPLSSPNITHTDPSRGVSPSPINYAHHSDDNNS, encoded by the coding sequence ATGTATATTGATAATATGGATAATTTGGACACGCATTTTGTTTCGAGCGTGGAGAATGCCGTGCAGAAATCATTAAGAGAGAATAAGGCTTTATTGGTTTATACGTCAGACGGAGATAATGTATGGTTTGAATCGTGGTTTACTCCACTAGTTGCAGAGCAGTTAAAGGATAAATGTGTATGGTTACGCTTGTTGGCTCAAAGCCGGGAAATGAGTTACTTCGAAGAGATTTTCCCTGGGGTGAAAGTTCCTAGTGTGTATTGCATTTCCAAAGGTCAAATAGTAGAAATGATTAGTTACGATCAAGTTGATATGGATAAGTTTTCGACACGTTTAATACGGGCAGTAACACACGGGAAACTGGTAGATATTTCTAGTGAGGACAGTAGCGAAGGCTCTGGTACAAGTAGGGGTACTGATTTGGGTTCTAGTGGAAGTCCAGTCGGTTCTTCGTCCAGTGGGCCAGCCTCCACCACAACCAAGTTAACAGAATACCAGATAAGGGCTAAGAAACACCAACTCACAGAACAGCAGGAGCGAGAACGAATTATGAGACTCATGAAAGCTGATcgagaagaaatgaaacACAGAAGGCACTCATCTTGCTCTTCACCAGGTTTAATTTCacaagatcaagaaataCCTATCGTACCCGAAGTAGCTTCCGAACCTATTCATGACAACATAAAAAACAGAGATATAATCAATTCAACGGTTTGCACTTTATTGATAAGACTCACAGACGGTAAGACCCTTAAACACGACTTCAGTTCAACAGAGACCTTAAACGACGTGAGAAAATGGGTGGACGCAAACAGAACAGACAAAGATCTGCCATACCAATTTCATCGGAATATCCCGCGTGAAACTTTTACTGAATCACAGGAAATGTCAACCTTATTAGATCTGGAACTAACTCCCAGATCAGCATTGATTCTTAAACCACTAGAAAATCAAGGTCATTCCCAAAAAATTGCAGACGTGGAGGGACCTGGTTTGCTTGGGAAAATATACCAAAACGTAACGTCCTGGTGGTACAAAGGATCTTCTACAAGCGGAAACACTAAACGATCTCAGTTACCTCAAGAAAATAGAGATGCGGTTCAGTCTGAAGCATCATCAAGATATGTATCACCTTTATCCTCTCCCAATATTACACATACAGATCCCTCACGAGGAGTTTCTCCATCCCCTATAAATTATGCACATCACTCGGATGATAACAATAGTTGA
- the HSM3 gene encoding Hsm3p translates to MGSIESDIDKLTLKLGNEEISPDINQLMEKLTLNLTSSSNLDKDVKPLLHSIKNFLLHSDIEFFDYDLLIELLDAIVALCPFEDVLAVFSVDDLVAALESGSRSLITTVCKVISAAYPRDIFAGTPLIDELLKLYFDDSAVVSIISELEKTFDTLSTNQLNRRRILENNLPTIMNAKNSNNSTTFCRLLDLLKMLAANVSFEEFRKDTFSVDEKTIREAMENDVLVFIHICQYVCELLNLVIKGHGKEWIVRYIDKTFDIFGEAYARRDELYDVSHFANSYLLRIFSKISYLDEKSYIKNLELRHFPLSVDKPYCVDFLTVLNPSYIVKSHKELLQELNLRPRNVHMFVNLIKDEECFNIIKDEINSKSLEAMPYLEQMFLLVGLTSELYGIHHLTHNIPAIMNNLIDSGNNVTEQVCFDLRQKVFENLLDADPQELSIWLIPLQSEYSNILNGRSKRLSEKHKVADEYI, encoded by the coding sequence ATGGGTAGCATAGAGTCAGATATCGATAAATTAACTTTGAAACTTGGAAATGAGGAGATTTCGCCAGATATTAACCAGTTAATGGAAAAGTTAACGTTGAACTTAACATCATCAAGTAATCTAGATAAGGATGTGAAGCCTTTATTACACTCTATTAAAAACTTTCTTTTGCACTCAGACATTGAATTTTTTGACTATGACTTGTTAATTGAGCTTTTAGATGCAATAGTTGCTTTATGTCCGTTTGAAGATGTTCTAGCCGTGTTTTCCGTTGATGACCTAGTTGCTGCTCTTGAAAGTGGGAGTAGATCATTGATTACCACCGTGTGTAAGGTTATTTCTGCAGCTTATCCAAGAGATATATTTGCTGGTACACCTTTAATAGATGAGTTATTGAAGCTATATTTTGATGATTCCGCAGTAGTTTCGATTATTAGCGAACTCGAAAAGACTTTCGATACATTGTCTACAAACCAATtgaatagaagaagaattctaGAAAACAATCTCCCAACCATTATGAATGCAAAGAACTCTAATAACTCTACAACTTTTTGCCGTTTGTTAGATCTATTGAAGATGTTGGCGGCAAACGTTTCATTTGAAGAGTTCAGAAAGGACACATTCTCAGTGGATGAGAAAACGATCAGAGAAGCAATGGAAAATGATGTGTTAGTCTTCATCCATATATGCCAGTATGTATGTGAACTGCTGAATTTAGTTATTAAAGGACATGGCAAGGAATGGATTGTAAGATATATTGACAAGACCTTCGATATTTTCGGTGAGGCATACGCAAGAAGAGATGAGTTATATGATGTATCTCATTTTGCCAATTCTTATTTGCTTCGAATCTTCTCTAAAATATCATATCTCGATGAGAAATCATATATTAAAAATCTTGAACTCAGACACTTCCCGTTGTCTGTGGATAAACCTTATTGTGTGGATTTTCTAACCGTTCTAAATCCCAGTTATATTGTTAAGTCTCATAAAGAACTATTGCAAGAACTAAACCTACGGCCAAGAAATGTGCATATGTTTGTCAATCTCataaaagatgaagaatgctttaatattatcaagGACGAAATAAACTCGAAATCTTTAGAAGCGATGCCTTACTTAGAACAAATGTTTTTGCTAGTGGGTTTGACATCTGAATTGTATggaattcatcatctaaCGCATAACATACCAGCAATTATGAACAATTTAATTGATAGTGGCAATAATGTAACCGAACAAGTGTGCTTTGACCTAAGACagaaagtttttgaaaaccTTTTGGATGCCGATCCTCAAGAATTATCGATTTGGCTAATACCATTGCAATCTGAGTACTCTAATATTTTGAATGGTAGAAGTAAACGTTTGTCAGAAAAGCACAAGGTGGCTGAtgagtatatataa
- the MTR4 gene encoding ATP-dependent RNA helicase MTR4: MSDSLFDVFGETPAEDLIPPEELATLHDEIPAEDKSAAKRSNEENEASDNEERSKKVKKGMALIDDKKNKEVVVPVVADAFEKEASREVEASTGLGSAQTVQLESDGKVKLRHQVRHQVALPPNFDYKPIGDHIRTNEARTYPFTLDPFQDTAISCIDRSESVLVSAHTSAGKTVVAEYAIAQSLREKQRVIYTSPIKALSNQKYRELLAEFGDVGLMTGDITINPDAGCLVMTTEILRSMLYRGSEVMREVAWVIFDEVHYMRDKERGVVWEETIILLPDKVHYVFLSATIPNAMEFAEWICRIHSQPCHIVYTDFRPTPLQHYLFPAHGDGIHLVVDEKGTFREENFQKAMASISNQNGDDVHTIGGRGKKGQSYKGGAAKGEAKGDIYKIVRMIWKKKYNPVIVFSFSKRDCEELALKMSKLDFNTEEEKDALTKIFKNAIELLPETDRELPQIKHILPLLRRGIGIHHSGLLPILKEVIEILFQEGFLKVLFATETFSIGLNMPAKTVVFTSVRKWDGQQFRWVSGGEYIQMSGRAGRRGLDDRGIVIMMIDEKMEPQVAKGMVKGQADRLDSAFHLGYNMILNLMRVEGISPEFMLEHSFFQFQNATSVPVMEKKVAELSNELQSIQIDDEATIKEYYEIRKTLDGYNEDIRTIITHPANSLAFLQPGRLIKVKIDGKHDYGWAAVVDFVKRTNKRNPTAVYSDHESYIVNVVVNTMYADSPINLLKPFNPTFPEGIRPAEEGEKTISTIIPITLSSIHSIGNIRLFMPNDIKAESQQTAVGKTLREAVRRFPDGVPVVDPVKNMKIQDDDFLKLLKKVEVLEGRLYSNPLTNTLRLKELYEKYTKKVAIEADIKNLKHKINEAQAVVQLDDLRRRKRVLRRLGFCTQSDIIELKGRVACEISSGDELLLTELIFNGNFNELSPAQAAALLSCFAFQERCKEAPRLKPELAEPLKAMREVAGKIAKIIKDSKIELVEKEYVESFRHELMEVVFEWCKGASFTQICKMTDVYEGSLIRMFKRLEEMIKELIDVSKTIGNTTLKEKMEAALNLIHRDIVSAGSLYL, encoded by the coding sequence ATGTCAGATTCGTTATTCGATGTCTTTGGCGAGACACCTGCCGAAGATCTAATACCTCCAGAGGAGCTTGCAACACTTCACGATGAAATTCCAGCTGAAGATAAGTCTGCTGCAAAACGCTCAAATGAAGAGAACGAAGCAAGTGATAATGAGGAGCGTAGTAAAAAAGTTAAGAAGGGAATGGCATTGATTGAtgataaaaagaataaagaagtTGTTGTCCCAGTTGTAGCGGATGCTTTTGAAAAGGAGGCTTCTCGTGAAGTCGAAGCGTCTACTGGGCTTGGTTCAGCTCAAACTGTCCAATTAGAAAGTGATGGTAAAGTTAAGTTGAGACATCAAGTTAGGCATCAGGTTGCCTTACCACCTAATTTCGACTACAAACCTATTGGTGACCACATCAGAACTAACGAAGCGCGTACTTATCCTTTCACATTAGATCCTTTCCAAGATACTGCTATATCTTGTATTGATCGTAGTGAATCAGTTTTAGTTTCTGCCCATACCTCTGCTGGTAAGACAGTTGTTGCCGAATACGCCATTGCTCAATCTTTGAGAGAAAAGCAAAGAGTTATCTATACATCTCCAATCAAAGCTTTGTCAAATCAAAAGTATAGAGAACTTTTAGCAGAATTTGGAGACGTTGGTTTAATGACCGGTGATATTACTATCAATCCTGATGCAGGTTGTTTAGTCATGACCACTGAAATTTTAAGAAGCATGCTTTACAGAGGTAGTGAAGTTATGAGAGAAGTCGCTTGGGTGATATTTGATGAAGTGCATTATATGAGAGATAAGGAAAGAGGTGTTGTTTGGGAAGAAACAATTATTTTATTGCCAGATAAGGTTCATTATGTTTTCCTATCAGCTACTATTCCTAACGCCATGGAATTTGCAGAATGGATTTGTAGAATTCATTCTCAACCATGCCATATTGTTTATACAGATTTCCGTCCAACGCCATTGCAGCATTATCTTTTCCCAGCTCATGGGGACGGTATTCACCTAGTTGTGGATGAAAAGGGTACTTTCAGAGAGgaaaatttccaaaaagcGATGGCTTCTATTAGTAACCAAAACGGTGACGATGTTCATACTATTGGTGGTAGAGGTAAGAAAGGCCAATCATATAAAGGTGGTGCGGCAAAGGGGGAAGCCAAGGGCGATATTTACAAAATTGTTAGaatgatttggaaaaagaagtacaaTCCTGTTATCGTCTTTTCCTTCAGTAAGCGTGATTGTGAAGAATTAGCTTTGAAAATGTCAAAACTAGACTTTAATACCgaggaagagaaggatGCCCTTACAAAGATTTTCAAGAACGCAATTGAACTTCTACCGGAAACGGATAGAGAATTGCCCCAAATCAAGCATATTTTGCCCTTGCTTAGAAGAGGTATCGGTATCCATCATTCAGGTCTTCTACCTATTTTAAAAGAAGTTATTGAAATTCTCTTCCAAGAAGGTTTTTTAAAGGTTCTCTTTGCTACAGAGACATTCTCTATTGGGCTAAATATGCCTGCTAAAACTGTTGTTTTCACAAGTGTTAGAAAATGGGATGGTCAACAGTTCCGTTGGGTCTCCGGTGGTGAATATATTCAAATGTCTGGTCGTGCTGGTCGTCGTGGTTTAGATGATCGTGgtattgttattatgaTGATTGATGAGAAGATGGAACCACAAGTCGCAAAGGGTATGGTTAAGGGACAAGCTGATAGATTGGATTCTGCATTCCATCTAGGGTATAATATGATTTTGAACTTAATGCGTGTTGAAGGTATCTCTCCAGAATTTATGTTAGAacattctttctttcaattccaGAATGCAACATCTGTTCCAGTTatggagaagaaagttGCTGAACTATCAAATGAGTTACAATCTATTCagattgatgatgaagcaaCCATTAAAGAATATTACGAAATTCGTAAGACATTGGATGGTTACAATGAGGATATCCGTACTATTATAACACATCCTGCAAATTCATTGGCATTTTTACAACCTGGTAGATTAATAAAGGTAAAGATAGATGGTAAGCATGATTACGGATGGGCTGCTGTGGTTGATTTCGttaaaagaacaaacaaacgTAATCCCACCGCAGTATATTCTGATCATGAGTCTTACATCGTCAATGTGGTAGTAAACACCATGTATGCGGATTCTCCAATAAATTTATTAAAACCATTCAATCCAACCTTCCCGGAGGGAATCAGACCCGCGGAAGAGGGCGAAAAGACTATATCTACAATCATTCCTATAACATTATCTTCCATTCACTCCATTGGAAATATTAGACTATTTATGCCAAATGATATTAAGGCAGAAAGCCAACAAACTGCAGTGGGTAAAACGTTAAGAGAAGCTGTCCGCCGTTTCCCAGATGGTGTACCAGTCGTCGATCCAGTTAAAAACATGAAAATacaagatgatgatttcttgaagcttCTAAAGAAGGTTGAAGTATTGGAAGGAAGGCTATATTCCAACCCTTTGACAAATACTTTAAGATTAAAAGAACTCTatgaaaaatatacaaagaAGGTTGCTATTGAAGCGGATatcaaaaacttgaagCATAAGATTAATGAGGCACAAGCGGTTGTTCAATTAGATGATTTACGTCGTAGAAAGAGAGTTTTACGTCGTCTGGGATTCTGTACTCAATCAGATATCATAGAATTGAAAGGTCGTGTTGCTTGTGAAATTTCATCTGGTGATGAATTGTTGTTAACTGAGTTAATTTTCAACGGTAATTTCAACGAGCTTTCACCTGCACAAGCTGCTGCTTTACTCTCATGTTTTGCATTCCAAGAACGGTGTAAAGAAGCTCCAAGATTAAAACCTGAACTTGCCGAGCCATTGAAGGCCATGAGGGAAGTGGCCGGTAAAATCGCTAAAATTATAAAGGACTCTAAAATCGAATTAGtagaaaaagaatatgtCGAGAGTTTCAGACATGAACTAATGGAAGTTGTTTTTGAATGGTGTAAAGGGGCATCTTTCACCCAAATTTGTAAAATGACTGATGTCTATGAAGGCTCTTTGATTAGAATGTTCAAGAGATTAGAAGAAATGATCAAGGAACTAATCGATGTGTCTAAAACAATTGGTAATACGactttaaaagaaaaaatggaagcTGCTCTAAACTTAATCCATAGAGATATTGTCTCGGCAGGGTCATTGTATCTATAA